A stretch of the Narcine bancroftii isolate sNarBan1 chromosome 14, sNarBan1.hap1, whole genome shotgun sequence genome encodes the following:
- the fam222ba gene encoding protein FAM222B, whose amino-acid sequence MRSAQYPTPAELDAYAKKVANNPLTVKIFPNSVKVPQRKHLRRTVNGLDTSGQRFSPYPPQAGCNRGLLAIVRLPTKRIVKDFDGTRARLLPDIAMNPPSAPYATPSTLTHPQGTLLQPGLHGYRKMRPDGDAPPNVTVSTSTIPLSMAANLQQNRPSDLNSIVHQIYQMCQASAGLTTTSVCEGQIANPSPISRNVLIHASTRVSGHAVPAHLPPCIVNPGDPTIAMTSLAPGSIALGNVNRMPAAYQNDIDSAMWHQHQLAQLQHMGRDTAGAGHPGKLHRDVSGAGFATKTLGYPADLCLGQPYHLKVPGDKLSPSPPVNGMQGALPYSNGQYFQPIWNNILPTPNSDSSGSQDLGMVFHGGASGPVDCVAGTPFRAGAGSCGQTNVLQTMEYLGADYQNSCFRDQTMGMLSKAHRLSISRGPEPNVNQCSHIHHPVYR is encoded by the coding sequence ATGAGATCTGCACAGTACCCAACACCAGCAGAATTGGACGCTTATGCTAAGAAAGTTGCCAACAATCCACTGACTGTTAAAATCTTTCCAAACAGCGTCAAAGTCCCACAAAGGAAGCATCTCCGTCGTACAGTGAATGGTTTAGACACTTCAGGCCAGAGGTTCAGCCCCTACCCTCCTCAGGCTGGTTGTAACCGCGGTTTGCTCGCCATCGTCAGGCTGCCCACGAAGAGGATTGTGAAGGACTTTGACGGAACTCGCGCGAGGTTGTTGCCAGACATCGCCATGAACCCCCCATCTGCACCCTACGCCACACCGAGCACTTTAACCCACCCGCAGGGCACACTGCTCCAACCTGGTCTGCACGGATACAGGAAGATGCGGCCAGATGGGGATGCCCCTCCCAATGTCACAGTGTCTACCTCAACCATCCCACTCTCCATGGCTGCCAACCTGCAGCAGAACAGGCCCTCTGACTTGAACAGCATTGTGCACCAGATTTACCAGATGTGCCAGGCCAGCGCGGGCCTCACCACTACCTCAGTCTGTGAGGGACAGATTGCCAACCCCAGCCCCATCAGTCGAAATGTGCTGATACATGCCAGCACCCGAGTGTCTGGCCATGCTGTGCCGGCCCACCTGCCCCCCTGCATTGTAAACCCAGGCGACCCGACCATCGCCATGACCTCCCTCGCCCCAGGGAGCATCGCATTGGGCAACGTGAACAGGATGCCAGCAGCCTACCAGAATGACATAGATTCTGCCATGTGGCATCAGCACCAGCTGGCACAGTTGCAGCATATGGGCAGAGACACTGCAGGAGCAGGGCACCCAGGCAAGCTCCACAGAGACGTCTCTGGAGCTGGCTTCGCTACCAAGACTCTGGGCTACCCTGCAGACCTGTGCCTCGGCCAACCTTACCACCTGAAGGTTCCCGGGGATAAATTGTCGCCATCTCCCCCAGTCAATGGGATGCAGGGAGCTCTGCCCTATTCCAACGGGCAGTACTTCCAGCCAATATGGAACAACATCCTTCCAACACCCAACAGCGACAGCTCAGGGTCCCAGGACCTGGGAATGGTGTTTCACGGAGGAGCCTCGGGACCTGTGGACTGTGTGGCTGGGACTCCCTTCCGTGCTGGTGCTGGTTCCTGTGGCCAAACGAATGTTCTTCAGACCATGGAGTACCTGGGTGCAGACTACCAGAACTCCTGCTTTCGAGACCAGACTATGGGCATGCTGAGCAAGGCCCACAGGCTGTCCATCAGCCGAGGTCCAGAACCAAATGTTAACCAGTGTAGTCATATCCACCACCCTGTATACAGATGA